GAAACAGTGATCGGCTCTCCTTCAGTTAGAATTGAATTGGATCTCTGGGTGCGTGGAATTCTACATAAACCTTTTTTCCTAGGTGAGTAAAAAGTTAGGAGACTATAGACGTAGCGTATAAGGTAAAGAGACTACAAGATAAAAGCTCCGATGAATACAGAGAGCCTTTCTCTTTCATCCCCTCTATCGTCATTTctcactctctctctccctttcTTTCCATCCTCTCTCCAGGTTCTCCTCACCCTTCCCCTCCGCCTCCCCTTACCGTCTCTTCTACGACTATCAACCACAGTGTTTGATCCACAAACCTTTTCAGATTTCATTCCTGTATCGTCCACGGATCTCTGCAAGTCGACGCTTTGATATTTTGCAGCAATTCTTCCATGATCGACACCTTCCTTATAAGCAAACCTAAGTCAAATCATATCaaattttaatcattttccAGCGACTTTTGGATCCTCAAAAGCttgaatatttctttaaagcaacaaaaaagcgGTTGGATGtggaaatcgccaattattcGTAAAAAATAACTGTTCAATATAGACGATTTAAAGTGTACCGAACAAGTCCTGCGTGATAATGGAAGAAAACAGCGCCAGCATAAAGACCAAGCCCAAGAGCCAACAGTATAAAGAGCATGGTGCATAATCGTCTTCTAAATAActttaggaaaaataaataattttttctaagttCCCTCCTTATTCCGCCCAATTTTAATGagactagaagaaaaatcctctggaaaaaaaacctagtcTTCTTCTCTGCGTTCCCCTGATCCGGAAGAGTAGGCGTAGGTGTTCTCGCAAGTGGTGACGGAGATAGTCTTATAATTGAAAGTGGCCCAAACGATGaacttcgttctttttttggtctttaataaaaaaattttgtttttttttaaagaaacattCATACATGAACTGTTCTCACCTATCAAATCTTCCACCTTCCATCGGTACCCAACCACTATTACTAATATCTTGTTCTTTATTTGGAGGAGCTGTTGGAGTGGTCAGAGGGCTTGACACCACAACCTGTAGAATCCGAAAAATTATTCCATTTCTCAAGTGATTTATTCGACAGAGGAAAATTCGGCTCACCTTTGGGATCTCTTTTGCATCTTCGTTCGTTTTTGTGAAAACTGTCATCTATAGGTAACTGCTTTTCTGCTTGTCCGGATAGGTCAATGCCGTTAGATCTGGGAAAGTTTGCCTCCATAAGGGAAATCGTAAGGAATATTTTTTACGAGAATTTTATGCTTAGGTTTTTACTCCACTaaaagaacgagaaattcATGGACGCAAAGACATGAACGCAAAGAAACCACAGTGGCCTTCCTACAATCATTTTAATTCTACGAGGAGGATCATTATGGTATCCAGACATTTTATAGATAAATTTCTGTTAATATCCAAAAAAACGTGATTTCCTCCAGAAGAAggtcttttttcgttttttcttcgcactTTGTCCATTTCCTTTACATTTCCTCGGTCTGTTCATTCTGTCGTTTCTGTTCATTGGTTTCTGGAACTTTTAACGGGGgttttcacatttttggcTTCATGCCTTAGCATATCGCGTTATCAGCAAGCAAGCGATTGAACCCTATTGCTGTCCTGTGGTGTTTGTTTGGCCTTTTTAGTCCTTATCAATGGTGAAAGTCAAATTTAGGCAATAAATTGCAGCATGGAACCCTATGAAGTTGTTTACCTACATACATCTTTCTTCACGCAGATTTTGTGAGCATATGCACTACCATTTGCTGGAAAAATCGTCACTTGGATCACGGGAAAAGGATAAATGGAATatagagaaggaaaaatgcacgactaaattcttttaaaaatgaatggttaaagaagaattttctttaaaatgaatGGTTCTTCCTCTTTTGGCAATTTTAAGGGAAGTAATGATGTCAACCACAACAATCGCAATGTCCTCAGACATAATGAGGATTTTGAGGGCATGGATGAAAACATGTAcgactttttttcccaaaaaaactCCCTCAAATTACTATGTCAGCTATGTTTCTGCTAAGGAAAACAAGgttcataaaattttcacGAGTTTATAAATTTTGCGAAAGCTTCTCCGGCACCACCCCAACAAAACGAAGCAAGTatttaaaatcaataaaagtcgaaatttgataaaaattgataaaactGATAAAACTAACTAGTAAAACGAAAATTGATAAAATGTCCACGGAGTCGCatgaatttttctctcaaagaTTTGCGGGGTCGAGTGGTCAGCGGACTTGGTAAAAATGTTTACAGAATAGATACCATGTAATGGTAataaatctttcttcctttccttatttttccttgATAATTAGGCTTATTGACGGTCCCATTCAAATGCTTAAATCCAGAGTTCCAGAATGGATAGACGAGTGTTCGTGAGCACCCTTTATCAAGAGTAGATTCAACGACAAATATGGGCAGTGATCTTAATTgtccaacattttttaaaaaacatatttttgccCATTGGACTGGTGATAGAAGTAAATTTATTACAGCAATTAAACAAGCAATAAATCGAAATGTgatctagagaaaaaaaaatcccttgaGAGGTGAAAAAAGCAGGTCCTTAATTATGGTCATATAATTATAATGGCTAGCTCCgttcattccaaaaaaaaaactattctgaaGAATTTTACAAATCTTACACCATATTTTCAAATCACATAGAATCACTTGAGATTTGAAGGTCAGGTGAAACGTTGACGCATTTTTGTAAACGGTCatattttgtgtgtgtgtttgggGCCCAAATACCGTATCCAGTGTCATTTGCTACAGAATCAAGGCGCTCAAACGAATAAGTGAGCGTAGATTAGATATATTGTAATCCTATGAAAAAATCTATCCGACGTTAAATGAGTCATAACCACAATGGAAATACTTATTCACCTGTTCCGGGAGTTGGAGACGTTTAGTCAATAAACGGATCggtcgaaaaaaaggaaaagtggcCTCGCGTGGAGTTTGCAGTCagtaaatcaaataaatgataCTAAGTATAGTATTGTTggtacgaaaagaaaaacaaattgcgccaattgtttcatttccattttatttatcCTCCAAAGAACAAATATAATCAAATATAGGGGCTCAGATTGATTTCTATGTTTAGATTTTCGCTGACATCATAAACTGGAAGTAAAAATATACAGGGGAAATGATTTTGTGGACATAAAAATAGGGTAACAAGCAGCAGtgtaaatatgtaaaattttgcaaCTTAATTGGACTGTGATATCTCCCTTTTGTGTATTCGTGTATGATAAGGGACTGTAAAATTTCTATACATGAATAGTAGCAGGATACTAGTAATTATACTAGTAATTAGTACTGCTGGTACTAACCTGGATCTCCGGTAACTTTGGcggaaaaaaccaaaacaactTGATTTTCCGagttcacaagaaaaaagggttctagaattaaaaaagaaaattctagtttttaaacaggaagaaatttgaaaaacttgCTGAAGATGGTTTAGAAAGGTCGATGTgtgcaacaaaaagaaaattcttcggAAAAATTAAGAGCTTAACTTGAATAAgacataaataatattaaaaacgGAACTAAAGtaattgtgcaaaaaaaacgaattataaatttttaaataaaaattactacAGGACACAAAGGACCACTACAAGGACATCTATcatataattttttagaacttGTACCTACCTAGTCTAATcctgaatccttttttttgccctAATCACCTGTACTGTGtcgggtatagcgcagtcagtaagaggttccgctgtctacaGAATCAGTCGGAAGTTCGAGTCCGCTCCGGTGCTCAACGGCCTTTCAGCCCTCCTCcggagtcaataaattggtacatcCTGACGCTTTATTCTCTATACTTTCTAATCACCTGTGCTATGTTCATT
The Necator americanus strain Aroian chromosome I, whole genome shotgun sequence genome window above contains:
- a CDS encoding hypothetical protein (NECATOR_CHRI.G469.T2), whose translation is MTVFTKTNEDAKEIPKVVVSSPLTTPTAPPNKEQDISNSGWVPMEGGRFDRPKKERSSSFGPLSIIRLSPSPLARTPTPTLPDQGNAEKKTRFAYKEGVDHGRIAAKYQSVDLQRSVDDTGMKSEKNATVEQRVLLGVRLEGGQWLSTEISGERVVFGL
- a CDS encoding hypothetical protein (NECATOR_CHRI.G469.T1); its protein translation is MTVFTKTNEDAKEIPKVVVSSPLTTPTAPPNKEQDISNSGWVPMEGGRFDRPKKERSSSFGPLSIIRLSPSPLARTPTPTLPDQGNAEKKTRRRLCTMLFILLALGLGLYAGAVFFHYHAGLVRFAYKEGVDHGRIAAKYQSVDLQRSVDDTGMKSEKVLRGVLGTISRIGEERGGV